Part of the Oncorhynchus tshawytscha isolate Ot180627B linkage group LG07, Otsh_v2.0, whole genome shotgun sequence genome, TGGTCCTTCAGGGGGTATTGTATAGTCAACCTAAAcatgtgaggagggagaggaagatccTATAGTGTTTACTCTTGTCAggcaggaagtctcccatcctcaggcaaagccctggattaacactgAACCATTAACGTGACAGTGAgggcctcccctcccctctacctccactcCCACACAAAGACAAACTGTTCTACTCTAGAGTAAGCATTTACTCTGAGACAGACACTTGACATATTTGGGGGTGACTTTATCAGATCTGGGTTAGGACTTATTAGGCCATCAGTTTTGTTGTTCCAGATGTCTTTTATAGAATGAGGGTAAAGAGGAGTCACCGTCGTCCCTCTGCCACATGCTATAACCACTATTTTACAGGCTGGTATCTGAACCCTGTAGGAGCAGAACGGCATGTAACGTGGGTGTGGAGCCTGATGCCGaggtctcctctctgtatccaGCCGTTAGCCGATAAGCCCAGAAGTGATTATGCAGgcactttttttctattgtgttgctTGTTTCATTCAGCCCCCATTTTTAAAAAGCAGGCACCAGGCAGCGGGGCTCAGTGGACCTGGGCATAGCAGGGCACATTGCCTGATTCTGTTTGGGTTTGGTTCTTCTGTCCAGCGAGGTGGTGATTCAACAGTTCTAAGTCCTTTATTAGAGTCTCTGGTTCTTCACTGGTTATCTGAACCAGTCGTAAAATAGCTCTTCTCTTAGAAATGTTTGCTGTTATTTTAAACAGGGATCGATTTGTGTCTAGGGACTTGCAGTGTTTGGTTTACATGCATCAACCGCCAACCCCTCGCCATTCTGGAATGTAATGGTAGAGTACCTGTCAATGACGCTTGTTCTTTGACTGCAGGACTAAATCATCTCCGCTCACGTCTGTATCAAGTTGCTGTGTTTTCCACCATGACTGATACATTCGGATAGAGAAGTCAAGTAGTTTAGTTATCTTGGCCTTGTCTTTCGGCCATCAGGGCCATTGCGGTGTTCACTAACGAGAGAGAGTACGATCAgttgtttttctatgttcttCTCTCCATTGTCAGCTGACCTATGACTCTGTTAATTAAGTGGATCTCTGTCTCGTCACTACGATAAAGCGCACATCGCAACGCCAACTGTGTGGTGCGCAATGGTTGGTTGCCAATGACCTGTTTTTGTAATGCCTTCTTCAAATCGGCTTTACAGATTCCTCTGGAATGGGAACTGTTTAAAACGAATCTACATGTCCAAGCGAACTGCAATTAGGTGAAACCCTGTTGATTGTCTCATGCCAGGATTCCGTGCGTGACTGAtatcgagtgtgtgtgtgtgtgtgtgctgactgaCCATGCAAGCAATCTTACTTTTTCAACTCCACTCCAGTGGTTAATGGGCCGTGAGCCAATGAGAAAGCCCCATAGACTGATCTACAGCAAGGACACTGGGCATGACAATAAACCTGGCCCCTCCCCTCCCGAGGTAAATCCCCACAATCTCCTAGGAAATATCCCATTGACGACAACACTGGGAGAACACACACTTGTTGGAGCCACACCAAGATGAAGTgtcggtcagtgtgtgtgtgaagagcaGGGTAGAAGAGCTCTCAATCTCTGTTTGAGAGCTCTGTGATTGGACTGATGCAGCAGAAGTTATGGATGTGGAGAATTCCTTTGCACAGATGGCTCCTTTGCCAAAGAAGCTGTAAAATCTGACCAGGGTCTGTAGAAGTGCCTTGTCAATCATTGAAGTGTCTCAAAGGAATGCACGGCGTAGAAAGGCTCTGAGGAGCGGAGCAGTCATTTTCAGCCTGCTTTATCAGTGCTCTCTGAGACGTTGTTATTTGCTGAAAGAGAACTTGACAACAAAAGAGTGCATCTGAAATGCCACAGCAAGATTGATAATTCTTTGGTAAGTTTTCTTTGATTTCTTCTTATTAAGCTCATTGAACTTCCCTCTCTCAATGCTGTGTCAACTCCATGCTGAGCAACTTAACATTTTAGTTTCAATAAATCTCTTCTGTTAGTTTGAAATGCTAATTCCCTCCATGTGTATTTACAATGCTTTCCTTTTGATTTATTCCGTTTTTATCTAAGCCTACAGTTTAAGTTACACTTTTCACACGTGCTGCCCGCATAGCCTAGATATTCACATCCAATTGGGTCAGTTTCACTACTGTTTGTTTTCGAATGTGGTTTTCACTGAAACAGGAGGAGGATTTTCTGAAACTAGCCCCAACGTCCCCGTCCCCCCTGGGTAGCTGTGGCAGTTCAGCTGTAACCCTGACAATAAGGACTCCTGACTAGAAACCCATTTGCATTTCTATTGTAAGCTCTGTAGGGGTCTGCTAGGGCAGCATACCACTCTCAggaccactgactgactggaggaggaagggagagggtgtgtgtgtcgaTGTGCGTGCGTGCCTACGTGGTctgtcttagtgtgtgtgtgactctctctGGCTTTATGCTTCTTCTTATTGAGGAGGAGAGCTTCTCAGGTTGCCCTCAGCCTCCCTCCCATAAATTAGCTTGACTCCATGAGCCAAGTGCCTGAACTTTTGGAAGATTGCCAATGTTGATGGCCCACTTCAGAATGAGCTCCTGTGGGGCTGACTGCCAATCAAAATGGATCTTCACATTCCTTTGGCCCCATGATGGAATGTAGGAGTCTTGTATCGTAGATCAGAGAGGTTAAGGATTTGAGTGGGTGGTTCTTAGCCTTATGCTTATACAGTATCTGTAGTCCaaaatgtgtttgtcttgtctagtaCATTCTGGTCGTGCCAACTGGGTGTTTGTCAGGGGGAAGAAAAGGGACTGAAAATGCCCTTTTTGAccatacctgggttcaaatactatttaataTAATTTCACATTCATTATATGGGCTTGACTGAGCATTCCCggcgcaatggaaccaatggaatagctGTAAAAGTGCAAATCCCACCCACCCagcactccaggcaggctgaaGCAAACACtaaatgtatttgaaatatttcaaataatatttgaacccaggtttgtgTTGAACAGACGCCAGCTTGGACATAGTGGGAAACCACTGATCTCATCTTTCTAACTGATTCAAAAGGCTAAGCCCCCGACAACACCATGCTGGGTACACTCAAGGGATCTCTGTCGTCGTACAGCCATATGGCAGTGGGATGACCCCCAGACAGACCATGTTAAAGGTCATTTCTATTCTGTCTCAGTGTTCTTCTAAATAACAGATATTTCTCATAGATTGCTACTGCAATGGTGGTTTCCTCTTGCATTTGAGGACTGATTCATCGAACCTCTTAGATTTGACCTAATGAACTACTGATTATGAAGGTCTGTCACCTGTGTTACATACCATACAATGAATATAAAGTATACATCTCTTATTGGCCAGAAGGGGGTGCCCTGTTCTCGTTGGTCAGTCGCTGACAGTATACTGAGGATCTTCTGTCCTTTGTAGCTCAATTGGTAggccagtatgaaaatgtatgtgctCACTATTGTAAGCCGCTCTGAATGagagtgtctgctgaatgactaaaatgATAGTGACCTGGAATTCTTACAACATTTGATGTGTTCCTCTGCTGCATGCCCAGGAAAATGAAAATGGTGGATATTGTCTCACATACCACCACGCCGTCAGAATCAGAAACTGACAAACGTGTGGCCAGGAACTTTCTCACCAAGATATTACGAAGCTCTATGAGGTATTGTGGAATAGCAACCTCCTCCGTACACTAAATATCCCAAACCAATTCTTCAGTGATCCCTTGTGACTTTCAATATTTGAACCCAATCCCACTCTGGGTGACATCGACAACATTGCATCCTGCTTCCAACATTACGTGGCGTATAGTACTGTAGTTGTCTGTGGTCCTTGTGCATGTGTCAGATTTGTTCAGTGGACGCTTCACTTTGTATCTGTCTAGCTCTATATTTCATTATTTTGGTTCATATCTTCTACacaatggattaaaaaaaaaatccacatcAGATAATTTTTTTTGTAGTGTATTTTACATtggtttattttacttttttttttttttttttttttttttactgaattaGATATTTTTGTTACCTCTCTCCAACATGCATATCAGGAAGAACCGCTTCAAGGGGTGAGACTGAAATGAgaaaattgtttttttcttttacCTTCTATTTTTAATTAGTTGCATTTCAATAACATGCTTTCCTTAACCTTCTCTCTGTAGGAGGAATGAATCAGTCTCCCGGCCCCATTCATGGCACTCCTCCAAGTTCACAGAAGACCACCCCGAACCCACAGAGAGTCACAACGAGCCTCCACCTGTGTGGCAGGTCAAACATGAAGTCAGGTGAGCTGCTGGAAGAATCTATGACCTCCTTCTCCTAGTGTCAATGTTACTCAGGCACTGCCCGTTAGGGTCGTCACAGTTCCTAGAGAATGTGTCTGCGCTACATTCAGAGAGTTTATGGTTACTCCATCTCCTCAGAGGTAGGGGCAGCCATTATTCTCATGGGGTTCTCATCTCCACTCATTGTATACAAAATATACAAGCAGGTCAGTTATCAAAGAACAAGAGAACACTGAATAAAGGCATAATAAATGGTTAATAATACCTAATAGATATCTAATTTAGCTACTGCTAACCAGATTATTAACACAATTCCTTGTATTGATTTCAAGTGCATCCACAAAAGACCTTTCCAGCTGCGCGGACCACGACTCGAATCTACGCCAGTTATCTAGCCAGTTCAGCTCCGTGGGGAATATGGAGAGAGTAGAGCGTCCCTCACACCCCTACCCACCAGGATGCCTCTCCCCCAGCAGGTACCACCACAGCGCTGAGCCTCTCTCTGGGGGTGGAGTGTCTGGTGGGAAGAGCGAATCAGCCTTCAGCTGCCTGTCCTCTACCAGCCCTCCCTCGGAGCCTGCTCTGGCCCTCACCAACACTGCGGCGACTGAGGGCAGCGTGTTCTATAAGGGGGTCCAGACTCAGACCAGTGAGGTCGGAAGGCAGGGTGAGCAGCGCCACAGCCGGTACCTCCAGCTGCCCCAGGGGGACGGAGGCTCCGAGAGCCCCAGGATAGTCCCAGAGGAGCAGCCTGGCTCCCGCTACTCCAGCTCAGGCTCTGGCAGATCACACACAGGCCCTGTGTGGCACGTCccagagaggaggaaggtagcagcccccccctctcctccacctcctcccctgcGCAATGACAGCTTTGCTGCCACCAAGGTGTACCCTGCCTACACAGAGGGGCCTGGAGCTCCACCACAGGCCCTAGAGAACAGCAGCTACAGAGCCCGGGGCAACCATATCTCTCACAATGAGAATGGGCCAGACCCCAGGTGCAGTTACAACCCTCCACCTCACAAGAAAGACTTCCTCCACCCAAACATAGCTGCAGGAGCACCTGACTACAACCACAACCAGCTCAGCAACCCAAACAAACTGTTCTCGCTGTCTAGCCAAGACGTGAGACAGAGTCAGTCTCCCTTCACTTGCCTGCCCAACCACCAGCGGCAGTACAGCGACGAAAGCACTTTCTACCTGCAGACCAGATCCGCCCCACATCCACCGAAGCCGCAGAGCGTCGGAAGCTACTACCACAGCCTCCAGGAGCTCCCTACCAACCGGAGTAACAGTAGGAACCACGTGAGGTCCTCCACCACATCCCTGTCCACCTCGACCATCGACCAGAACTATGACGGCGGAGGACACATCAGGTACTACTGCATCACAACCAAGCAGCCAGGCCAGCCAGAGACTCGTGTTAGACCGAGCAAATCAGAGGTCTGGATGGCTGACATGGAGCTAGCTAAGGGCTCAAATGACAGGGGCTCCACAAGTTCCTCCCACAAGACCAACAAGGTCAAGTATCATCCTCAGCCGCCTTACGCCAACAGCAAGGAGCGGAACGGAAATGTCAAAGCGGCCAACGTTCTGCTTTACGAACACACAGCCTCCAATTCCTCATCTGGTAAACCTACcactgaggagagggagaggaggagtgagggccAGAGACCTTCAGAGGCCCAGCTTAGAAGCTCTTACTCTCCCAGTCCGCCCAAGGACCACAAGGCGGCACCGCTGAGAGAAGACCCGTGGGTCTCTCAGGAGAACCATAAGATCTTTTCTCAAAAGACACCCATGCTCCACAGTCTGGCTCAGGGCAGTAGAAGCCTAGCCCAGGAGATTAGGAGCCCAATGCTTCAATCTCTAGCCCAGGAGAGTAGGAGCCCAATGCTTCAATCTCTAGCCCAGGAGAGTAGGAGCCCAATGCTTCATTCTCTAGCCCAGGAGAGTAGGAGCCCAATGCTTCATTCTCTAGCCCAGGAGAGTAGGACCCCAATGCTTCATTCTCTAGCCCAGGAGAGTAGGATCCTGGTGGAGAAGATTCACTCTGCTACGGCACCACTGCCACCATCCAACGGCGCGGGAGACACCAACCACACCATACAGGAGGCTTTAACAAACAACACGGCAACGGGCAAACTGGCGAGACGCAGCGACCGATACGCCACCACCCTCCGCAATGAGATCCAGCTAAAGAGGGCCCAGCTGCAGAAAAGCCGGAGCGCTGCCACCCTGACCTGCCCCAGGGAGACTGAGGAGCCAGAGGAGGAGGCAGACCCAGGGGGGTGGAAGTCCACCTCCTCCGATggctccttttcctcctcctacAAGGACCACCTCAAGGAGGCTCAGGCTAGGGTCCTCCAGGCCACGTCCTTTAGGAGGAGAGACCTAGAACCTCCCGGGTCAGGGTCGGAGGCTCAGTTAACCAAACCCAACTCACACATAGTCTCCCGCATTGGCAGCCGCAAGCGTTTCCCTCTGAATAAGAGGGTCCACTCGTTCTCCGAGCCAGACAAGATCAACAAGCtgggagtggagggtgagggagaacgTCCCGTTGGAACAGCACAGCCGTTTGTAGATCGACGGGAGATCTTTGAAATGGCTGCTAAACCTGCCTTCTGCAGACCCATCTCAACCATCCACAAGTCAGGCCAGCAGAGCTCCAGCACCACCTCCAGCACTTTGGAGCACGGAGAGGGCAAGGCCAGAGGGAGAGCCCACTCAGGAGAAACTCAGGAGAAACACCCAGATCCCCTCAGCCCCGCAGGCAGACAGGCCCTACTGGAGCAGCAGAGGCTGGGGACCTTCACCGAGTACCAGGTCACCTGGAATATGCAGAGGAAGGCTTCAGACACAAAGACCCAGGGGAGGTACCACTCTGCTGATGACATCCTGgaccagggaacagaggagacaCCTGTCTGTGTCCATGAGAGGTCCAGATCGTCTCCCTCACAAGACTTCTACACACAGGTGAGGGTTTCCATCGAGTGATTCTTAGTGTAGCGGTAGTGAAGTGATCTGCATGTCTTCCTTTTTGCGTCAGCACAGACATGCATGAGTTTGTTTAAAGATATAAAAGTCCACGTGGTATTGTCTAAACATTAAACCAGCTGGCCAGAGTGCTGTTTTAGCAGAAGGTTATATTATGGCAATTCAGTGTATTCTTCATTTTCTTTTTAGAAGATCCCTGTGCCATGGAGAGAGACTGTTGAAATTCTGGACCATAGACAGGACCAGCAAGGAGGCAGTTACACCACCAGGTGAGCATTCCACATGATTCTCTTCTCGACTCTAGTTTCTGATCTCAGATCAGTTACAACCTATCCGCCTATTGTTGGAACACATTTCAAGGTGATCGTTATCTGTTGATGGTGCAGTAACATATACTCACAtgtacatgagtgtgtgtgctaCAGTATAATAGCAATATCAGTTTGAGTTAGGGAGAGTGGGGAGCATGCCAGTTCAGCCCAGGTGTAGTTATCAGGTGATCAGGGTTTTGGAGGGAACTTCCCTGCAAAACCACCAGGTAAAGCTGCAGGTAAAAGTGTAAACCAATCCTGTTTCAGGCTATCACATTCAACTCCGGTCTCAGGTTGTAAACACACTCGCTGCACCCTGGGCGTTATTACAGAGATTAGTCGatcttttaatttattttattttattgtacaGTAAGTGCTGAATTTGTGAATAAATCAATTCAGAAAGACCTCTGCTCCTCATGTCAGTTGAATATGTGCTTAGTGTGAGTATGTTGTCTTATATTCGCCTCTCCTGTTCTGTTTGCCAGAGGGCCGAGCGAGAGCCAAGAGCAGCCAGCCCAGCTACACCACTTCCCACAGCCTCCACAACAGTCTATTCCGAGACTGACCGACACAGAGCCACACAGCAGCAGAGACGTGGCCGCCCccgcccccctccctctccctcacccctctgaCCACAGATACAAATGTGACTCTGCGGACCCCGGCCACAACCTCTCCGCGTACCCTTCCAACCACACCCACAGCTCTGTGTACCCTTCCAACCACACCCACAGCTCCGCGTACCCTTCCAACCACACCCACAGCTCTGTGTCTGAGCAACCACTACCACCTCCAACGGTGGCTCCCAAgctccagaatacaggcctcATCATGCCACAGTGGCCTCTCCTAGGCCTGGAACCCCCCCCAGCCACATCCTCCACCTACGGACTGTCTCCCCAGGAATTCCTGCCTGGCCCTTACACCCATCAGGCTGAACCATCATCCAGCAGCAGCTGCTCCTCCCATGGCCCAGAGCTGGATCCTGCCCCAAACCAAGCCTGCTCCTTGGGCTCCACccagctcccctctccctcccctgggaCAACCGCTGGACTGGGCACGGAGGAGGGAGCAGCTGATTCAACACTAGAGCcgccaccctccccctctccccactctcctttATTCTCCTACCAGCCTGCCAGTCTGACGGTTCCCTCCTCAGGTGGGACTAGTTCTCCCTCTCCTCAGTTTGCTCCACAGAGGTTGACGGACCAgccccctgtctctgtgtctgtgcagGATGAAACCCAGAGCAGGTAAGCGCTAAGCAGCTTAACTGGCGTTCTTATGCCCGTCTCCTCAGCTCCCCCTCAAACTACTGTACAGCCTTACGTA contains:
- the LOC112253871 gene encoding protein Shroom2 isoform X4: MERVERPSHPYPPGCLSPSRYHHSAEPLSGGGVSGGKSESAFSCLSSTSPPSEPALALTNTAATEGSVFYKGVQTQTSEVGRQGEQRHSRYLQLPQGDGGSESPRIVPEEQPGSRYSSSGSGRSHTGPVWHVPERRKVAAPPSPPPPPLRNDSFAATKVYPAYTEGPGAPPQALENSSYRARGNHISHNENGPDPRCSYNPPPHKKDFLHPNIAAGAPDYNHNQLSNPNKLFSLSSQDVRQSQSPFTCLPNHQRQYSDESTFYLQTRSAPHPPKPQSVGSYYHSLQELPTNRSNSRNHVRSSTTSLSTSTIDQNYDGGGHIRYYCITTKQPGQPETRVRPSKSEVWMADMELAKGSNDRGSTSSSHKTNKVKYHPQPPYANSKERNGNVKAANVLLYEHTASNSSSGKPTTEERERRSEGQRPSEAQLRSSYSPSPPKDHKAAPLREDPWVSQENHKIFSQKTPMLHSLAQGSRSLAQEIRSPMLQSLAQESRSPMLQSLAQESRSPMLHSLAQESRSPMLHSLAQESRTPMLHSLAQESRILVEKIHSATAPLPPSNGAGDTNHTIQEALTNNTATGKLARRSDRYATTLRNEIQLKRAQLQKSRSAATLTCPRETEEPEEEADPGGWKSTSSDGSFSSSYKDHLKEAQARVLQATSFRRRDLEPPGSGSEAQLTKPNSHIVSRIGSRKRFPLNKRVHSFSEPDKINKLGVEGEGERPVGTAQPFVDRREIFEMAAKPAFCRPISTIHKSGQQSSSTTSSTLEHGEGKARGRAHSGETQEKHPDPLSPAGRQALLEQQRLGTFTEYQVTWNMQRKASDTKTQGRYHSADDILDQGTEETPVCVHERSRSSPSQDFYTQKIPVPWRETVEILDHRQDQQGGSYTTRGPSESQEQPAQLHHFPQPPQQSIPRLTDTEPHSSRDVAAPAPLPLPHPSDHRYKCDSADPGHNLSAYPSNHTHSSVYPSNHTHSSAYPSNHTHSSVSEQPLPPPTVAPKLQNTGLIMPQWPLLGLEPPPATSSTYGLSPQEFLPGPYTHQAEPSSSSSCSSHGPELDPAPNQACSLGSTQLPSPSPGTTAGLGTEEGAADSTLEPPPSPSPHSPLFSYQPASLTVPSSGGTSSPSPQFAPQRLTDQPPVSVSVQDETQSRPENRTNTVMEMSSVGKKVPVKIVHAESTTERESRQYLLHSERNGAPGVSEGPDFPPPLPTSLPSPEPQPYSLFRAYTPYTRRGPQSPPRDPTLPVAPEEALSPGRSQTNGPSGTAVMDPQQPQKSNSEEDVKREELARDIMDKDKSLVDILDQSKMKTTMDLMGGIFPQGEQILDGGHQRRKVSPKQCLPPRVTDDRREEGGMSAATGALVTSSTYYSTSAPKAELLNKMKDMQEEELEEDSEDELDIDLASKKQELIDSLGKKLQVLREARENLQEDLHDNNSLGDEVEAVVQRVCKPNELDKFRMFVGDLDKVVSLLLSLSGRLARVENALNSLEEDTTPEEKRTLSEKRKLLIRQHEDAKELKENLDRRERLVYSIMAAHLSHESLADYQHFVKMKSALIIEQRKLDDKIKLGEEQLKCLLDSLLLEQRLLF